In Zea mays cultivar B73 chromosome 7, Zm-B73-REFERENCE-NAM-5.0, whole genome shotgun sequence, the following proteins share a genomic window:
- the LOC100284190 gene encoding dihydroflavonol-4-reductase, whose product MAGGGATVCVTGAGGFIASWVVKLLLSRGYTVHGTVRHLSDEKTGHLKRLENAAGNLRIFKADLLDYDAMAAAVVGCQGVFHVATPVPSEDLTDPELQMLGPAVTGTTNVLKAASSANVQRVVVVSSMVAVEISPKDWPEGKVRDERCWSDREFCRSIESWYPVAKIISEEAALAYGQQTGLDVVTINPGLVFGPMLQPTVNTTIQFLIYFLKGGPDPVKNKLWHIVDVRDVADAMLLLYEVPEATGRHICAPHVISARDLLDLLKSMYPDYPCIANESILDRDHPAPMTSDKLKKIGWSCRPLEETIVDTVECCLRAGFLDHVGGETSCRFPPLLNQI is encoded by the exons ATGGCCGGAGGAGGTGCAACGGTGTGCGTGACCGGAGCCGGCGGGTTCATCGCCTCGTGGGTAGTGAAGCTCCTGCTCTCCCGCGGGTACACCGTGCACGGCACCGTCCGCCACCTCA GTGACGAGAAGACAGGCCACCTGAAGCGCCTGGAGAATGCTGCCGGAAACCTTAGGATCTTCAAGGCTGACCTGCTGGACTACGACGCCATGGCAGCTGCGGTCGTCGGGTGCCAGGGGGTTTTCCATGTGGCCACTCCTGTGCCTTCGGAGGACCTGACTGACCCAGAG CTACAAATGCTGGGTCCTGCTGTTACCGGCACCACGAATGTGCTCAAAGCTGCCTCCAGCGCGAACGTCCAGCGAGTGGTGGTGGTGTCGTCCATGGTTGCCGTCGAGATCAGCCCCAAAGATTGGCCTGAAGGTAAGGTCCGAGATGAGAGGTGCTGGTCAGACCGAGAGTTCTGCAGGAGCATTGAG AGCTGGTACCCGGTGGCTAAGATCATCTCAGAGGAGGCGGCGCTGGCGTACGGGCAGCAAACCGGGCTCGACGTGGTGACTATCAATCCAGGGTTGGTGTTCGGCCCCATGCTGCAGCCGACGGTCAACACGACCATCCAGTTCCTCATCTACTTCCTCAAAG GAGGCCCCGACCCGGTGAAGAACAAGCTCTGGCATATCGTCGACGTCCGTGATGTGGCCGACGCCATGCTGCTGCTCTACGAGGTGCCTGAAGCGACCGGCAGACACATCTGCGCGCCTCATGTTATCAGTGCCCGCGACCTGCTGGATCTGCTGAAGagcatgtaccctgactaccctTGCATTGCCAA CGAGAGCATACTTGACAGAGACCACCCAGCGCCGATGACCTCTGACAAGCTGAAGAAGATCGGGTGGAGCTGCCGACCGCTGGAGGAGACGATCGTGGACACCGTCGAGTGCTGCCTGCGGGCTGGATTTCTGGACCATGTGGGTGGGGAGACTTCCTGTCGCTTCCCTCCTCTTTTAAACCAGATCTAG